From a region of the Tachysurus fulvidraco isolate hzauxx_2018 chromosome 5, HZAU_PFXX_2.0, whole genome shotgun sequence genome:
- the ip6k2b gene encoding inositol hexakisphosphate kinase 2b, whose translation MSPALKALMDGCRYPVKGPKKGGVMLEPFVHQVGGHSCVLRFGEQTICKPLIPREHQFYKSLPPEIRRFTPQYKGVVSVSFEEDEEGNLCLIAYPLHSDPSDQENTEPLADGEPKSKLLKWSKKKTSSLLENERTRTSRKEEKSKSNREDKAEVLYYSLEKGNMAPQIKHNPWSLQCHQQHLQRMKENSKHRNQHKFILLENLTWRYRVPCVLDLKMGTRQHGDDASEEKKANQIRKCQQSTSSLIGVRLCGMQVYHSVTGQLMFMNKYHGRKLSLAGFKESLYQFFSDGRVLRRELLSPVLHRLKEMRAVLEACESYRFFSSSLLIIYDGAPAPAAARSRPSRGGEVEDEEEEEEEEEEEGAFGDLSQHRDCSSASGSSSALVDVRMIDFAHTTCRDYGEDGVVHEGGDSGYIFGLQNLISILSELEEHSND comes from the exons ATGAGTCCAGCTTTAAAGGCGCTGATGGATGGGTGTAGATACCCAGTGAAAGGGCCAAAGAAAGGTGGAGTGATGTTGGAACCGTTTGTTCATCAGGTTGGAGGCCATTCATGTGTACTGCGCTTTGGGGAGCAGACAATCTGCAAACCACTAATCCCAAGAGAACACCAGTTCTACAAGAGCCTGCCACCAGAGATCCGCAGATTCACACCTCAGTATAAAg GTGTGGTATCAGTGAGctttgaagaggatgaggaagggAACCTGTGCTTGATAGCGTACCCTCTGCACAGCGATCCGTCTGACCAGGAGAACACAGAACCCTTAGCTGACGGAGAACCCAAGAGCAAGCTGTTGAAGTGGAGTAAAAAGAAGACTTCCAGCCTGTTGGAGAACGAGAGAACGAGAACGAGCCGCAAAGAGGAGAAGAGCAAAAG TAACCGTGAAGATAAAGCAGAAGTGTTGTACTACAGCCTGGAGAAAGGCAACATGGCACCGCAGATCAAACACAACCCCTGGAGTCTGCAGTGCCACCAGCAACATCTACAGAGGATGAAAGAAAACTCCAAACACCGAAACCAGCACA AGTTCATTCTTCTGGAAAACCTGACATGGCGATATCGGGTCCCTTGTGTTCTTGATCTGAAAATGGGAACGCGGCAGCACGGCGATGATGCATCAGAAGAGAAGAAAGCCAACCAAATTCGCAAATGTCAGCAGAGTACGTCATCCTTGATAGGAGTGCGGCTCTGTGGGATGCAG gtgtatcaCAGCGTGACGGGGCAGCTGATGTTCATGAACAAGTACCACGGTCGTAAGTTGAGTCTGGCTGGCTTTAAAGAATCCCTGTATCAGTTCTTCAGCGACGGACGGGTTCTCCGCAGAGAGCTCCTCTCTCCGGTTCTGCATCGGCTCAAGGAGATGCGAGCTGTCCTGGAAGCCTGCGAGAGCTACcgctttttctcctcttctctcctcatTATCTACGATGGAGCACCAGCACCAGCTGCTGCCAGATCTCGGCCTTCTCGTGGAGGAGAGGTggaagatgaagaggaggaggaggaggaggaggaggaggaaggagcaTTTGGTGACCTTTCCCAGCACAGGGATTGTTCCAGCGCATCAGGATCGAGCTCGGCATTGGTGGACGTTAGGATGATCGATTTTGCTCATACAACGTGTCGCGATTACGGAGAGGATGGCGTCGTTCATGAAGGTGGAGACAGCGGCTATATCTTTGGTCTGCAGAATCTAATAAGCATTCTGTCGGAGCTTGAGGAGCACAGCAATGATTAA